The Acidobacteriota bacterium genome contains the following window.
GGAATCGCCGAGGAGACGATCAATCCACCCCGCAGGCTACCGAGCAGGAGCAGCAAGACCACGATCACGAGTAGACCGCCCTCTGTGAGGTTCTTGGCGACCGTCTTGATGGTGCGCCGCACCAGCTCGGTGCGGTCGTAGAAGGTGTCGATGGTAACCCCGGGCGGAAGGGTCTTCTCGACCTGGGTAATCTTTTCTTTCACCTGATCGACGACGACCCGCGAGTTCTCGCCAATTAGCATCATGACGATCCCGACCACCGCCTCGCCACGACCGTCGCGGGTCACCGCGCCCTGGCGGATCATCGGCGCCAGCTCGGCACGGCCGACATCGCGCACGTAGACCGGCGTGCCGCTCTCGTCGTGGGCCAAAACCACGGACTCCAGGTCTTCCAGCGTCTCGACCAAGCCCTCGCCCCGGATCAGATACTGCTCGCCGCCGCGGGCGATGTAGCCGCCACCGACGTTGCGGTTGTTGGCCTCGACGGCCGCGAAAACATCACCGACCGACAGGCCATAGGACACCAATCGATCCGGCTCGAGCGTCACCTGATACGTCTTCAGCTCGCCGCCGAACGAATTGACCTCGACGATGCCCGGAACCGATCGTAGTTGGACATTGATGTACCAGTCGAGGATCGTGCGCAGCTCCATCGGCGTGTAGCAGTTTTCGGTGTCGGGCGCTCCCGCGGCGCACATGGGCTCGCCGCGCACCTCGAATTGGTAGATCTCGCCCAAACCGGTGGAAATCGGCCCCATCTCGGGCTCGCCGTAACCTTCGGGAATCTGCTCCCGGGCGGCGGTCAGCCGCTCGCCGACCAGTTGGCGCGCCCAGTAGATGTCGGTGCCTTCCTCGAAGACCACAGTCACGACAGACAGGCCGAACTTCGAAACCGAGCGGATCTCTTCGGTCTTCGGCAGCCCGCTCATGGCGGTCTCGACCGGGAAGGAGATGAATTGCTCCACCTCTTCCGGCGCCAAACCAGGGCTGTTGGTGAGAATCTGCACCTGGACGTTGGTCACGTCCGGTACGGCATCGATGGGCAGCTTGGCCAGCGCGTTGATGCCCAAGGCCACGACCAGCAGCCACAGCACCAGCACCAGGAAACGGTTGTCGAGGGAGAAGTCGACGAGCTTGTTAATCATGATCTCGACTCCTCAGTGGTCATGGCCGCCGCCCAAGGATTCCTTGGACGCTGCAGATTTAAGAAGGAAGGCGCCTTCGACGACCACGGATTGGCCGAGCTCGAGACCCTCCAAGATCTCGACGAAGCCACCGGACTTCTGGCCGGTCTGAACATCGCGCCGCTCGTAGCGTCGTTCTCCGGCGGCGACGAAGACCAGGAACTCTTCGCCATCGCGTACCACTGCGCTGTCGGGCACGACCAGTCTCGGGCTCTGGGTGACGTCACCTTGCTGCGCATGGGGATCGAGCAGCTCGACCTCGACGAACATGCCCGGGCGGAGCTTGCCGTCGGGATTGTCCACGTCGAGGCGGGCACGTACCGTGCGCGTGTCGCTATCGACCTGTGCGCTCAGATAGGAGACCGTGCCCGCGAAAACCTCACCGGGGAAGGCGTCAACCCGTGCGCGGGCCTCGTCTTCGAGATGCACGCCGCCGAGGTCTCGCTGGTAGACGTCGATCCAGATCCACACGCGGCTGAGGTCAGCGAGCGTGAAGAGGTTGCGCTCCGGCGTCACCAGCTCGCCGAGGGTGACATGCCGCTCGACCACAGTACCGGCGAAGGGCGCCCTCAGAGGATAGATCGCGGCTTTTCGGTTCTCGTAGGTCAAGGCATCGATCTGCGACTGGCTCAGGCCATAGAGGTGCAGGGTCTCCTCAGTGGTCTGAAGAGCAGCCGTGGCCTCCCGGAGGCTCGCTTCCGCTTCGAGCACTTCTTGCTCAGAGGCGATGCGATCCGTGAGCAGGCTCTGAGCTCGATCGAAGCTCTTGCGCGCCAGCTCCTCTCTCGCCTTGGCCTGAAGGAAAGCGGCCTTGGCTTGTCCCAGCTCAATGGAATCGATCTCGGCCAACGCTTGCCCAGCGCTAATCTCCTGGCCGAGCACTGCATGAACGCGATGCACGCGTCCAGAGATTCGCGGGCTAACGTGGGCCAGGCGGGTCTGATCGAAGTCGACCTGACCGGTGGTCGACAGCTCTGCCGAGAGAATCCGCTGCTCGACCGGCGCGGTGCGGATTTTGGCCCTCGAAGCCGCCTCCGGTGTCAGCTCGACGATGCCCTCTTCGTGATCATCGTGCTCATCGGCATCCGTGTGCTCTTCGTGGTTGTCCTCGCCGTGCTCTCGATCCTCCTGTGACGTACGTGCCGGCTCAGTATCGCCGTTCCTGGAACTGGATTCGCCCTTGGAACATGCGCCTAGAAGACAGGTAAAAACGAGGATCAGAACGATGAGGCTGCAATATGCAAGGCGGTTCATGACGGCTCCTTCTCGAGAGAGTGTTGAGGCGGAGAGAGACGGCCGATGGCCAGATTGAGCTCGATCCGCGCGAGCCAGGCGTCGGCCAGCGCCTCGATGTACTCGCGGCGGCTGGCGACGAACTCTCGGCGAAGCGTCACGACCTCCGTCGCACCGATACGGCCAGCCTC
Protein-coding sequences here:
- a CDS encoding efflux RND transporter periplasmic adaptor subunit, translating into MNRLAYCSLIVLILVFTCLLGACSKGESSSRNGDTEPARTSQEDREHGEDNHEEHTDADEHDDHEEGIVELTPEAASRAKIRTAPVEQRILSAELSTTGQVDFDQTRLAHVSPRISGRVHRVHAVLGQEISAGQALAEIDSIELGQAKAAFLQAKAREELARKSFDRAQSLLTDRIASEQEVLEAEASLREATAALQTTEETLHLYGLSQSQIDALTYENRKAAIYPLRAPFAGTVVERHVTLGELVTPERNLFTLADLSRVWIWIDVYQRDLGGVHLEDEARARVDAFPGEVFAGTVSYLSAQVDSDTRTVRARLDVDNPDGKLRPGMFVEVELLDPHAQQGDVTQSPRLVVPDSAVVRDGEEFLVFVAAGERRYERRDVQTGQKSGGFVEILEGLELGQSVVVEGAFLLKSAASKESLGGGHDH